From the genome of Rhizobium binae, one region includes:
- a CDS encoding ArsR/SmtB family transcription factor yields the protein MIEGQADLDRMFHALSDRSRRGMIDRLGRGPASVTELAAPLAVALPTVMKHLQVLEESGLVFSEKSGRVRTYRLQQDALAAVEHWVEQRKTRWTAAFDRLDQLLADEPETFPE from the coding sequence ATGATCGAAGGCCAGGCGGATCTCGACCGCATGTTCCACGCGCTTTCCGATCGCAGCCGCCGCGGCATGATCGACCGCCTCGGCCGCGGCCCGGCCTCCGTCACCGAATTGGCGGCGCCGCTCGCGGTCGCCCTGCCGACGGTGATGAAACATCTGCAGGTATTGGAGGAAAGCGGCCTCGTATTCTCCGAAAAATCCGGCCGGGTGCGAACCTACCGCCTGCAGCAGGACGCGCTTGCCGCCGTCGAGCACTGGGTGGAACAGCGAAAAACTCGCTGGACCGCCGCCTTCGACCGGCTGGATCAACTTCTCGCCGACGAGCCGGAGACTTTTCCCGAATGA
- a CDS encoding ArsR/SmtB family transcription factor — MPDARDVLFRTLADPTRRALFERLCREGEKTVGALTARASVSQPVVSKHLGILKRAGLVRDRHEGRQTHYSAQLGALAPLVDWTSEMAGFWQSRFNDLEDLLKRMDQ, encoded by the coding sequence ATGCCCGATGCTCGCGATGTACTTTTTAGGACGCTGGCCGATCCGACGCGGCGGGCTCTGTTCGAGCGGCTGTGCCGCGAAGGGGAGAAGACGGTCGGAGCTCTGACGGCCCGCGCCAGCGTGTCGCAGCCGGTTGTTTCGAAACATCTCGGGATCCTGAAGCGGGCCGGATTGGTGCGCGACCGGCATGAAGGACGGCAGACGCATTACAGTGCGCAGCTTGGCGCGCTGGCCCCGCTGGTCGACTGGACGAGCGAGATGGCCGGCTTCTGGCAAAGCCGCTTTAACGATCTCGAAGATTTGCTGAAAAGGATGGATCAATGA
- a CDS encoding NAD(P)-dependent oxidoreductase, translated as MAKVAFIGLGVMGFPMAGHLETKGGHDVTVYNRTAEKAADWTAKFSGKSAPTPAEAAAGADFVFVCVGNDEDLRSVTSGENGALHGMRPGSVLIDNTTASAEVARELYAAAKAKGVDFIDAPVSGGQAGAENGVLTVMCGGDEAVYERARTVIEAYARMVGLMGPAGSGQLTKMVNQICIAGLVQGLAEGLHFGKRAGLDIEKVVEVISKGAAGSWQMENRHKTMNAGKYDFGFAVDWMRKDLDIVLAEARRNGAKLPVTAVVDQFYGDVQAMGGNRWDTSSLLARLEK; from the coding sequence ATGGCTAAAGTCGCATTCATCGGTCTCGGCGTCATGGGTTTTCCCATGGCCGGTCATCTGGAGACGAAGGGCGGCCACGATGTCACCGTCTACAATCGGACGGCCGAAAAAGCCGCCGACTGGACCGCGAAATTTTCCGGCAAGTCCGCCCCTACCCCGGCCGAAGCCGCCGCCGGGGCCGATTTCGTCTTCGTCTGCGTCGGCAATGACGAAGATCTCCGCTCGGTGACATCGGGAGAAAACGGGGCCCTGCACGGCATGAGGCCGGGTTCGGTGCTGATCGACAACACCACCGCCAGCGCCGAGGTCGCCCGCGAACTTTATGCCGCGGCCAAGGCGAAAGGCGTCGACTTCATCGACGCTCCGGTCTCCGGTGGCCAAGCCGGCGCCGAAAACGGTGTCCTGACCGTCATGTGTGGCGGCGACGAAGCCGTCTATGAGCGCGCCAGGACCGTCATCGAAGCTTATGCCAGGATGGTCGGGCTGATGGGGCCGGCAGGTTCCGGCCAGTTGACCAAGATGGTCAACCAGATCTGCATCGCCGGCCTCGTCCAGGGACTCGCCGAAGGGCTGCATTTCGGCAAGCGCGCCGGCCTCGATATCGAAAAGGTGGTCGAGGTGATCTCGAAGGGTGCGGCAGGCTCCTGGCAGATGGAAAACCGACACAAGACCATGAATGCCGGCAAGTATGATTTCGGTTTCGCAGTCGACTGGATGCGCAAGGATCTGGACATCGTGCTCGCCGAAGCCCGCCGCAACGGCGCCAAATTGCCGGTCACGGCCGTCGTCGATCAGTTCTATGGTGACGTGCAGGCGATGGGCGGCAATCGCTGGGACACATCCTCGCTGCTTGCCCGCCTCGAGAAATGA
- a CDS encoding DUF2270 domain-containing protein, translating to METEQDRISTIREREDVRMSLLPGTPGETTNTLIHYYRGELGRMTSWRDRIDRTSNWAITVVAALLSVSLSTPTSHHGVLLFGMMLITLLLMIEARRYRFFDIYRARIRQIERCYFAQILAPDPNSGSEWATVIAGSLRHPRFLLSYGEAMHRRLKRNYGWMYLILLLAWCLKISTPKLQTEGAPALQAHSWAYVIDNAVLGPMPGLAVIAVVVVFYLGMLYFALRPDRDEGEFGRGEAHV from the coding sequence ATGGAGACGGAGCAGGACAGGATATCAACGATAAGGGAGAGAGAGGATGTTCGGATGTCTCTGCTACCAGGTACGCCAGGCGAGACCACCAATACGCTCATCCATTATTACCGTGGCGAGCTCGGGCGCATGACGAGCTGGCGCGATCGAATCGATCGGACATCCAACTGGGCGATCACCGTGGTGGCGGCGCTGCTCTCGGTGTCGCTGTCGACTCCGACCTCGCATCACGGCGTGTTGCTGTTCGGGATGATGCTGATCACGCTGCTTCTGATGATTGAGGCGCGGCGCTACCGCTTCTTCGACATTTACCGCGCCCGCATCCGCCAGATCGAGCGCTGCTATTTCGCGCAGATTCTGGCGCCCGACCCCAACAGCGGCAGCGAATGGGCTACGGTGATCGCCGGCAGCCTGCGCCATCCGCGCTTTCTGCTGAGTTATGGCGAGGCGATGCATCGCCGTCTCAAGCGCAATTACGGCTGGATGTACCTCATCCTGCTGCTTGCCTGGTGCCTGAAGATCTCGACGCCGAAACTGCAGACAGAGGGCGCGCCGGCACTGCAGGCGCATTCATGGGCCTATGTTATCGACAATGCCGTGCTCGGGCCAATGCCCGGCCTTGCGGTCATTGCTGTGGTCGTCGTCTTCTATCTCGGCATGCTCTATTTCGCACTGCGTCCGGATCGTGACGAGGGCGAGTTCGGCCGCGGCGAGGCGCATGTCTGA
- a CDS encoding DUF1801 domain-containing protein: MAESKLKTAAKMTAETAAEPAATPKLLSGGNPQIVKGHGDAPVQAYIAAMPGWKSEIGRRLDVIITDTVPGVSKAVKWNSPFYGIEGQGWFLGSHCFTKYVKVAFFRGALLDPPPPGASRQKDVRYLDIREDDDIDEAQFTAWVEQASRLLGEWM; encoded by the coding sequence ATGGCCGAGAGTAAATTGAAGACGGCGGCCAAGATGACAGCCGAGACGGCTGCCGAACCGGCCGCCACGCCGAAGCTGCTGTCGGGCGGCAACCCGCAGATCGTCAAAGGCCATGGCGACGCGCCCGTGCAAGCCTATATCGCGGCGATGCCGGGCTGGAAAAGCGAGATCGGGCGTCGCCTCGATGTGATAATCACTGACACGGTGCCTGGCGTTTCCAAAGCAGTCAAATGGAACTCTCCCTTCTATGGCATCGAAGGACAGGGCTGGTTCCTCGGCAGCCATTGCTTCACAAAATACGTCAAGGTGGCCTTCTTCCGCGGCGCCCTGCTCGATCCGCCGCCCCCGGGCGCTTCGAGGCAGAAAGATGTGCGCTACCTTGACATCCGCGAGGATGACGACATCGATGAAGCCCAGTTCACCGCCTGGGTGGAGCAGGCCAGCCGATTGCTCGGAGAGTGGATGTAA
- a CDS encoding SRPBCC family protein: protein MTDTSTETRSVVIEREMPFPSEKIWRALTQPHLLQEWLMKSDFKPAIDHRFRFSADWGSVDCKVLEVEPNKTLSYSWEGHGLESVVTWTLTPTGTGTHLRMEQSGFRPDQRQAYGGARSGWTQFFANLEQVLARSE, encoded by the coding sequence ATGACCGACACATCGACAGAAACGCGCTCCGTCGTCATCGAGCGGGAGATGCCCTTTCCCTCGGAAAAGATCTGGCGGGCGCTCACCCAGCCGCACCTGCTCCAGGAGTGGCTGATGAAGAGCGATTTCAAGCCCGCCATCGATCATCGTTTCAGATTCAGCGCGGATTGGGGCTCTGTCGACTGCAAGGTCCTGGAAGTCGAGCCGAATAAGACCCTGTCTTATAGCTGGGAGGGCCATGGGCTGGAAAGCGTGGTCACCTGGACTCTCACCCCAACCGGCACCGGCACGCATTTGCGGATGGAGCAGTCCGGCTTCCGGCCGGATCAGCGGCAGGCGTACGGGGGCGCCAGGAGCGGGTGGACGCAGTTCTTTGCAAATCTGGAGCAGGTTCTAGCGCGGTCGGAGTGA
- a CDS encoding usg protein, with translation MRTDMERQLQGYGLTTAQILYRLPDHPTILQTYVWQDYDLAPDFPEMRGFLKFWQEKLDGPLHSVRYVHRKLISATEWRALKGEFILH, from the coding sequence ATGCGCACGGACATGGAAAGACAATTGCAAGGTTACGGCCTGACGACTGCCCAGATCCTCTACCGCCTGCCGGACCACCCGACGATCCTGCAGACCTACGTTTGGCAGGATTACGATCTCGCCCCGGATTTTCCTGAGATGCGCGGCTTCCTGAAGTTCTGGCAGGAGAAGCTCGACGGACCTCTGCATTCGGTGCGCTACGTCCACCGCAAGCTGATCTCGGCAACCGAATGGCGGGCGCTGAAGGGTGAATTCATCCTGCACTGA
- a CDS encoding glutathione S-transferase family protein produces the protein MSLVLYGHPLASFCHKVLIALYENGTPFENRIVDLSDETSRADIFRLWPIGKMPLLRDEARDSTIPETSIIIEYLDHYYPGPSPLLPLELDRALQVRLWDRFFDHYVQVPMQTLVSNRRRPEGKADEIEMAASRTTLATAYTMIEKQLGDSPWITGGAFTMADCAAAPSLFYAETLVPFSPDQPRLRAYYERLQGRPSFARALEEARPYFKFYPYQDRLPARFRDAAE, from the coding sequence ATGTCGCTCGTGCTCTATGGGCATCCGCTTGCCTCCTTCTGCCATAAGGTGCTGATCGCGCTCTACGAAAACGGCACGCCCTTCGAAAACCGGATCGTCGATCTGTCCGACGAGACCTCGCGCGCGGATATCTTCCGGCTCTGGCCAATCGGCAAGATGCCGCTGCTGCGTGACGAGGCCCGAGACAGCACCATCCCCGAAACCTCGATCATCATCGAATATCTCGATCATTATTATCCCGGTCCCTCACCTTTGCTGCCGCTCGAGCTCGACCGGGCGCTGCAAGTCCGTCTCTGGGACCGGTTCTTCGATCACTATGTTCAGGTGCCGATGCAGACGCTGGTCAGCAACCGCCGGCGCCCTGAGGGCAAGGCAGACGAAATCGAGATGGCCGCTTCCCGGACGACGCTTGCCACGGCCTACACAATGATCGAAAAACAGCTGGGCGACAGCCCATGGATCACCGGCGGGGCCTTCACCATGGCCGATTGCGCCGCCGCCCCCTCTCTGTTTTACGCCGAGACGCTGGTCCCCTTTTCACCCGACCAGCCGAGACTGCGCGCCTATTACGAGCGGCTGCAGGGGCGCCCGTCCTTCGCCAGGGCACTGGAGGAAGCCCGTCCTTATTTCAAGTTCTACCCCTACCAGGACAGGCTGCCCGCCCGCTTCCGGGATGCAGCGGAATGA
- a CDS encoding ABC transporter permease: MSYAEILIPPQPAPREVRKPMTAARLSGYILVTFWALLAALLLFTVVNGWDLDKFTRYGPRYLHGLWITLSLVAISVVCGAVLSLPLAIARLSKSRLLNWLAYGYIYFFRGTPLLAQLFLVYYGLGVFRPQLEAVGIWWFFRDAWYCGLFAMTINTAAYQAEILRGAIESVPHGQHEAAAALGIHKVIAFRKIVLPQAFIVALRPYGNEIILLIKGSAVVAIITVLDLMGETRYAFSRTFDYQTYLWAAIFYLAIVEALRHLWAWIERRLTRHLKR; encoded by the coding sequence ATGAGCTATGCCGAAATATTGATCCCGCCGCAGCCCGCCCCCCGCGAGGTGAGAAAGCCGATGACGGCGGCGCGTCTCAGCGGTTACATCCTCGTCACGTTCTGGGCGCTGCTCGCCGCGCTGCTGCTCTTCACCGTTGTCAATGGCTGGGATCTCGACAAGTTCACCCGCTATGGCCCGCGTTATCTGCACGGTCTGTGGATCACTCTCAGCCTGGTCGCCATCTCCGTCGTCTGCGGCGCCGTGCTCTCGCTGCCGCTCGCCATCGCACGCCTGTCGAAGAGCCGCCTGCTCAACTGGCTCGCCTACGGCTATATCTATTTCTTCCGCGGCACGCCGCTGCTTGCCCAGCTATTCCTTGTTTATTATGGCCTCGGCGTGTTCCGGCCACAGCTGGAAGCCGTCGGCATCTGGTGGTTCTTCCGCGATGCCTGGTATTGCGGTCTCTTCGCCATGACCATCAATACCGCCGCCTATCAGGCGGAAATCCTGCGCGGCGCAATCGAGAGCGTGCCGCACGGCCAGCACGAGGCGGCAGCCGCCCTCGGCATCCACAAAGTCATCGCTTTCCGCAAGATTGTCCTGCCGCAGGCCTTTATCGTTGCGCTGCGTCCGTATGGCAATGAAATCATCCTGCTGATCAAGGGTTCGGCGGTCGTCGCCATCATCACCGTGCTCGACCTGATGGGCGAAACCCGCTACGCCTTCTCCCGCACCTTCGACTATCAGACCTATCTCTGGGCGGCGATCTTCTATCTCGCCATCGTCGAGGCGTTGCGCCATCTCTGGGCGTGGATCGAGCGTCGGCTGACCCGTCATCTCAAGCGCTGA
- a CDS encoding SRPBCC family protein, translated as MTTRSAEHVTLVIERHLKAPVARVFRAWSMPESKRQWFACHGDWVPLEYGLDFRSGGLERNYVADTDGLLHAYDARYIDIVPDARIIYAYEMRLGESRISVSLATVVFETEPGGTKMVFTEQAVFLDGYADNGARLQGTEIGFDNLELFLERETRAIH; from the coding sequence ATGACCACGCGATCCGCAGAACACGTCACCCTCGTCATCGAACGTCACCTCAAGGCGCCCGTCGCCCGGGTCTTTCGCGCCTGGTCGATGCCGGAATCCAAGCGCCAGTGGTTCGCCTGCCACGGCGACTGGGTGCCGCTGGAATACGGCCTGGATTTCCGCTCCGGCGGGCTGGAGAGGAACTATGTTGCCGATACGGACGGGCTCTTGCACGCCTACGACGCCCGTTACATCGACATCGTGCCCGATGCGCGGATCATCTACGCTTATGAGATGAGGCTCGGCGAATCCCGCATCTCGGTCTCCCTCGCCACCGTCGTCTTCGAAACCGAACCCGGCGGCACCAAAATGGTCTTTACCGAACAAGCGGTGTTCCTTGACGGCTATGCCGACAACGGCGCCCGTCTTCAGGGCACCGAAATCGGCTTCGACAATCTCGAGCTTTTTCTCGAGCGCGAGACAAGGGCGATCCATTAG
- a CDS encoding DNA alkylation repair protein, with protein sequence MISPSSDPAELIAHLETLRSEENVAGMARFGIVTGRALGISNPDIRAVARAAKRDHLRAMQLWQSDIREARLLALFTADPKRLTAQEARRWANDFNSWEIVDCAADLFVEARLDELIPEFANDERQFVRRAAFAMIAGAAVHRKKEPDTTILAWLPLIEAHSCDSRNFVRKAVNWALRNIGKRNRDCHGPALRLAKLLAESSDKTARWIGKDAVRELSGEKLLARLK encoded by the coding sequence ATGATCAGCCCCTCCTCCGATCCCGCTGAACTGATCGCACATCTCGAAACGCTGCGCTCGGAGGAAAATGTTGCCGGGATGGCGCGCTTCGGTATCGTCACCGGACGCGCTCTCGGCATTTCCAATCCGGATATCAGGGCGGTCGCCAGAGCGGCGAAGAGGGATCACCTTAGGGCAATGCAGCTCTGGCAAAGCGATATCCGCGAAGCCCGCCTGCTAGCCCTCTTCACGGCTGATCCGAAACGGCTGACAGCGCAAGAGGCCAGACGCTGGGCCAATGATTTCAACTCCTGGGAGATCGTCGACTGCGCCGCCGATCTCTTCGTCGAGGCCCGGCTGGACGAGCTCATACCGGAATTCGCCAACGACGAGCGTCAGTTCGTTCGCCGCGCCGCCTTCGCCATGATCGCCGGCGCCGCCGTCCATCGGAAGAAGGAGCCCGACACCACCATCCTCGCCTGGCTGCCGCTGATCGAGGCGCATTCCTGCGACTCACGCAACTTCGTTCGGAAGGCCGTCAATTGGGCACTGCGCAACATCGGCAAACGCAATCGCGACTGCCATGGCCCGGCGCTGCGGCTGGCGAAGCTTCTGGCCGAAAGTTCGGATAAAACCGCCCGCTGGATCGGCAAGGATGCGGTCAGAGAGTTGAGTGGCGAAAAGCTGTTGGCACGGCTGAAATAA
- a CDS encoding class I SAM-dependent DNA methyltransferase, whose protein sequence is MAKKIDEEALAEAYNRALALEKAGDVDAAVAAYEEVLAIDPDDHGGAAVRIAAMGRGETPAKAPDAYIETLFDQHAEVFEDVLVEQLGYHVPMLVRQRLQQLKLGPFKRLLDLGCGTGLTGGALRDLCEDMTGIDISEKMVEIAHEKDLYETLFVAEVEDFLEDNDEEAFDIITATDVLPYLGALEPLFFGAAENLTPGGLFIFSSETLPAEILAGRAFMVGPHQRFAHADGYVRERLTATGFDLVEISDINVRMEEGQPTPGHLVIARYLG, encoded by the coding sequence ATGGCAAAGAAGATCGACGAAGAAGCTCTTGCCGAGGCCTATAACCGCGCACTAGCGCTTGAAAAGGCCGGCGATGTCGACGCTGCCGTGGCTGCCTATGAGGAAGTCCTGGCGATCGATCCTGATGACCACGGCGGCGCCGCCGTGCGCATCGCCGCGATGGGCCGCGGTGAAACGCCGGCCAAGGCGCCCGACGCCTATATCGAGACCTTGTTCGACCAGCATGCCGAGGTGTTCGAGGACGTCCTCGTCGAGCAACTCGGCTATCACGTGCCGATGCTGGTGCGCCAGCGCCTGCAACAGCTGAAACTCGGACCGTTCAAGCGGCTGCTCGATCTCGGATGCGGCACGGGTCTCACCGGCGGCGCCCTGCGCGACCTTTGCGAAGATATGACCGGCATCGACATATCGGAGAAGATGGTCGAGATTGCCCACGAGAAGGATCTTTATGAGACGCTTTTCGTCGCCGAGGTCGAGGATTTCCTCGAGGACAATGACGAGGAAGCCTTCGACATCATCACTGCCACCGATGTGCTGCCCTATCTAGGCGCGCTCGAACCGCTGTTCTTCGGGGCCGCCGAAAACCTGACGCCGGGCGGCCTCTTCATCTTCTCCTCCGAAACCCTGCCGGCAGAAATTCTCGCCGGACGCGCCTTCATGGTCGGACCGCACCAGCGCTTCGCCCACGCCGACGGCTATGTGAGGGAACGGTTGACCGCCACCGGTTTCGACCTTGTCGAAATATCCGATATCAACGTGCGCATGGAAGAGGGACAGCCGACGCCCGGTCATCTGGTGATCGCCAGATATCTCGGCTGA
- a CDS encoding DUF1801 domain-containing protein, with translation MKNVTGSMKKSNSQQGAEETSPSQLIDARIEELKDWRGETLARVRALIRQAEPDVVEEWKWRGVPVWERSGIICTGETYKSVVKLTFARGAALEDPSGLFNSSLEGNTRRAIDMHESDKIDEEALKALVRAAAALNMSAKASRSKK, from the coding sequence ATGAAGAATGTGACCGGAAGCATGAAGAAGAGCAATTCCCAGCAAGGGGCCGAAGAAACTTCGCCCTCGCAACTGATCGATGCGAGGATCGAGGAGCTCAAGGATTGGCGCGGCGAGACGCTTGCGCGGGTCCGGGCGCTGATCAGGCAGGCCGAGCCTGACGTTGTCGAGGAATGGAAGTGGAGAGGGGTTCCGGTCTGGGAGCGCAGCGGCATCATCTGCACCGGCGAGACCTATAAGAGCGTGGTGAAATTGACCTTTGCCAGAGGTGCCGCGCTGGAGGATCCTTCGGGGCTCTTCAACTCCAGCCTCGAAGGTAACACCCGGCGCGCCATCGATATGCACGAGAGCGACAAGATCGACGAGGAGGCGTTGAAGGCGCTCGTTCGCGCCGCCGCCGCGTTGAACATGTCAGCCAAGGCCTCTCGTTCTAAAAAGTGA